In Montipora capricornis isolate CH-2021 chromosome 4, ASM3666992v2, whole genome shotgun sequence, the DNA window CCTCGACTTCATCAAAGGCCGATAGATGAGGCTTACAATGGCATTAGTAATCCATACGTGTTAGTCATCAACAATGTCAATTTCCTATCTAGCAAAGATTCACGACCGAGAAATGGTGCGAATCACGACCGAGACAACATAAGGGCGTTTGTCAAAGAAGCTGGGTTCGAAAACGTTGTTGAGCGTTCTGACTTGTCTGGAGAGGAGATGCTGGAATTAATGGAGAAAACTCGTCAAATAGGAGAGTTAGGTGAGTCCATTTTGGAGTGTTCTGTAGCCTATCACCAAGTTATCTCTCGATTACAGACCTTCATCCCTAAATCACTGGCCATCAATGGGGAAAGGGGTGGGAAGTTGTGGTGATAATGGTTGTTATGATATTGGTGGTGGTGATAATGGTTGCTCCGATCCCGGAGCTAAGGGAACTTTAAAGTCACCCATTCCAACAGTTTTGTAGTTAAGAGCAATatatgtattaaaaaaaaaattgcatcaatATTATCTTCCCTTCAATTACATCACATTGGTGATtgtgtcatcatcatcatcatcatcatccttggTCACAAGCTGATGTAATGCTGTATCatcatcaaaataataattactattatcattactactactactattattattattattattattattattattattattattattattactatcatcatcatcattggtaTTAACAGTTGTTATCATTAACCTTTCTTTGCAGTTGATCACGAcagttttatttgcataataatgagCCATGGAAATGAGAGGGGTATCCTGGGAGTAGACTGTCAAACAGTGGCTGTTGAGAAAATAACAGCCAAATTCCAAGGTGACCAATGCCCCCAGTTGGCAACAAAACCAAAGCTGTTCTTCCTTCAGGCCTGCAGAGGTGAAGTTGATGATGTGGGATACTTGGTCCATCAAGGACAAGGCAGTCATGTTTGTGCAGATGCAGGCGAAGAAGGTGAAATGCCTGTGAAATTGCCATCAGATGCAGATATCTTGATTGCGTACTCAACCACAAAGGGCTATTTATCCCACAGACGCTTTACAGTAAATATCAAAGATGCAGAACGTTATGGAAAGATCCTTGGCTCATGGTTTATATCCTGTTTGATGCAAGTCTTACAACAATATTCCCACAAAGAGGATCTCATGACAATGTTAACTAGAGTTAACAATTCCTTGAGCAAGCAGTACTCAGAACCTGATGGGTGCAAACAGATTTCATGTCAACTTTCCATGCTCACAAAAAAGGTTTACTTTGTCAATTTTCTAGGCAAGAATCAACAGCAGCAGGCATGGTGAACAATGAAATAATCTAGTTAACAAGTTGAACATTTGAGAAGTGTTCCTTTCAACGTTTTGAAAGACATCAGCCATTTTATTAACAAATCAAAAACTTAAGAAAAAGACGACactttttcagttttgaaatcATGTTTTGACGGAACCACCATTAGTTACTGCATCCTGAGAGTGAATATTAAGTTAACATAAAcgtttttaaaacaatagatggTACATAACAGGAATTACTATATAGGTGGACAACAAAAGAAGAAGTGCAGAGAAACAAACTTAAAATTCACTCTCACAATGCCCCCCAACTGACGACAACAACTGGTTCTGTTAACACAAGTTTTCAAATCTTAAGTTTCTAGTAGCTTACAGCTATCAAGACCTactagaaaaatcaaaatttaatgtacaaGCAGTATTTTGACCATAGCTTTCATTAAGTTGAAGAATGATAAATTAGGTGTCACTGGCCCTCAGTGAGTTTAACATCAACAGCAAAGAAAGGCTAAACATCTGACACAGAGAGAAAACGAGAAACAAACGAACAGGTCAATCAATGGATGGATTGTTTAAGTTGTCGCTCTAAAATTCTAGTGCATTAAATTTGAGCTTTTACTGAAATCAGTTATCTTTATGGGGGCTTAGTAGTGAGATTACTGGCCGCCctagactacgagcagtccctttgttttcttatagtGCGAAAAAAACAGGCCGCGCGAAActtggccgcgcgaaagctgGTGTCTGGGCGGAAGGCGAAGACACcagctttcgcgcggccaagTTTCGCGCGGCCTGTTTTTTTCGCTCCGCTCTCGACGgactataagaaaacaaaggaactGCTCGTAGTCTATGGCcgcccaccaatgtggcccaagTTCAATTCCTGGActtggcatcatatgtgggttgccCAGTcgtccctctcctcaaaaaccattgTTTGACCTGATTTCTACGTATGGTGTCCCCAATTGGTGCCCCAGCAGTAGAAGACTTGAcaattaattaaacaaagttcattatttatttatctatgaGAGAGGTTATGTCATGACTGTTATATTCATTTAACAGATAATTTACGGTGCAaggtaccttattacatgaaattttggcGACACAAAATATCGCTAAATTaaaatgtaccaaaattaaGTGTCGCTAACTTTAAATCGTCGCTAAATTAAAGTGACTCCAATGGGAAATTCCGCCATCTGGTCCGTTTCACAAGATCACGCTATTTACGGTCGATTTTGACTTGTATCGGATGTCTACTGAATACATTTCAGCTTCACAACTGAAATGGATTCTTCGCTCGCATTAAATCTCGCTTTCCCATGTGGACTAGGGGGTTTCCACGTTTAAAAAGAGCTGTGGAATCCTAGACTAAATGAAAAGCTTGACACAATTCACCAGGAAAATAATCCGCACGACTGGTACGCAGTTGCTGCAATAAGAGAAACTGTTAGTCGGCTTACACCAGTCTCCAGGAAGGAGATGTATCCTCAAGGGATGGGAGAAAGCGGGAGTCAAGGAAATTGCCAACAGCGACAAACCACTACCACCTGTTGATCGATTTGAAGAAATCGACCTGTCTTGATCGGTGTTTTTAGAAAGTTAATGGCTAGGTACTCGTAAAAGGAGCATTGACTCTGTGTGATAATGTAAATATGAGTGAGGACAGCATGAAGCTGAAGATATGACATTATAGTTgcagttttatttgttttgttaagtTTTATAACgttgtatgattttttttacgattttttttttaatgaacccATTGACGTTTATGATTTTATCaaataaattttctatttcGTAAGAAAAATTGTGTTTGTTCATCGTggtaaagtacaataataataatcaaggtattatcgtttgtctcacgatgtggtcacttgtgatatGAATCGCCAAGTAACTACATCATGACACAAACGattaataattttaatgttCTATTGTCGTCGCAAAAGTTTTGAATACCTTAATTCGCCAGAAAGTTTCAGCTTACAAAATCGCAAAAATTAAGTGACTTATGTTCCAAAATTTACGAAAAATCGCTAAATGAAGGTGTCGCTAAATCCTGATTTTTCAAAATCGCTAAATTAACGTGTCgccaaaatttcatgtaataaggtaaaCTTACACCAGCCAATGTCGATGATTCTCACAGTATACCTTTTAAGGCTAAGTACTATGAACCGCAAATACTTCAGCTTCTGGATAAATGATAAGTGAAtgaaaaagccaaaaacaaGCACAGGGGGCTTTGTTCCagtctcttctctttctttttctcctaTTGCTCCAGTCTTGCTGTGCTGTGCACTTTCAGATTTTTTCACTCCTTCTCAACTATCCAGAAAAGGGCTGCCAGCAGTCTATAAATCACAACCTTTTCAACCCATTTTGTGTTTAAATTCATACTGAAGTGTCCAAAGACAGATTTGCACACAGACTTGGtattaaaattgcaaaaaaacaatatttcacaAGGGATACCTTCTTGGACCCAAATTGTTCCCCAATTCTTCCTGGAAAAATTTCTACTTTTACATTGAATTTCCCCTCTACAGTTACACAACAAACATTTCTAGACGAATTGAAAGTATAAAATTGATGCAGTTCTAAGTAAATACTAGTGTAGATGGATTGTTGATGACCCATGTGTTAAGCAATATTGTGACAGTTTATGAGAGAAACGGTCATCTTTCAATTTCAAAGTAGTACTTAGTTGAGTCTAGTGCACTGCATCACTTGcatctgacatcactaactggTGTTCCAAACATAGCTTCCCCCAAGTCCTCACTAAGTTCGGCAAGTTTCTTGGGATTGTTGCAATGAGTCACAGCTTGTGCCATTGCCCAAGCCCTCTTCTCAGGATTGTCACTCTTAAAAATTCCTGATCCCACAAAGACACCATCTACGCCAAGCTGCATCAGAAGTGCCACATCAGCAGGGGTGGCTGTACACAAAAAAGAACAGTAAGATTAGAGAAATTTACTATCAAATTTATGGcaaacatcaggctgaaattatCGTTTCcataaatcaaagaaacacaaTGTTAACTGCAGATATAGAGGCACAATTACTGAAACAAGGGAcaaaattcttatttttttgaCAAGAAACAGCCTACGTGTGTGGCTTAATAGCACAAGTTAACAATAATCTCTCCATTATCAATAAGCTTACCAACAAAGAGGGGATACACAACGTTTTCTTTACAGCTTAATGgggacattaattttgtttgttaaCCTAGATATTGTTTACCGTTTTAAGGCCCGAGGGGGCCCCCATTAATgcgtaaaattgtctggcgttagagtaaaatctgtaagtggccaTGGGTAGTTTAAGGGTCAATGAAGAGGTGGAGGCATTGAGGtgtaataaacaattattggatgaggttcaGTATGATATCATGAATAGCCTTCgacttcggcagataacacagacacgaggttttgataattcatgatatcatgcgaa includes these proteins:
- the LOC138047152 gene encoding caspase-3-like, whose amino-acid sequence is MEIRCPQWNRQFSALFNDSSPARYSGYLDQEDDLEIHSLISPVRNLNFPRSKNISYAPRLHQRPIDEAYNGISNPYVLVINNVNFLSSKDSRPRNGANHDRDNIRAFVKEAGFENVVERSDLSGEEMLELMEKTRQIGELVDHDSFICIIMSHGNERGILGVDCQTVAVEKITAKFQGDQCPQLATKPKLFFLQACRGEVDDVGYLVHQGQGSHVCADAGEEGEMPVKLPSDADILIAYSTTKGYLSHRRFTVNIKDAERYGKILGSWFISCLMQVLQQYSHKEDLMTMLTRVNNSLSKQYSEPDGCKQISCQLSMLTKKVYFVNFLGKNQQQQAW